The DNA region GCTGGTTCCTGGACCGCATCGCCACCCACATGCTCGCATTCGAAGGCGACAGCCACGTGGAGTGGTTCGAGGGCAACTACCAGGAATACGAGGACGACAAGAAACGCCGCCTCGGTGTGGACGCCGACCAGCCCCACCGCATCAAATACCGCAAGCTGACACGATGATCACGACGGATCACAGGAGGCGCCGAGACGCCGAGTTCTTTTTCTTGGAAGACCTTGCCCTCCATACCTCAACGTCTCCCTGTGATCCTGCGTCGATCATGATCACGACGGATCACAGGAGGCGCCGAGACGCCGAGTTCTTTTTCTTGGAAAATCTTGCCCTCCCTATCTCTGCGTCTCCCTGTGATCCTGCGTAGACATGTTTACTGACCTGCGTGCATTCCTCGATCAGCTGCGCCGCGACAACGATCTTGTCGAAATCGATGCGCAGGTGGACCCCGTGGAGGAAGCCGCCGAGATTCATCGGCGCGTGATCGCCGCCGGCGGGCCGGCGTTGTTGTTCCCCCGCGTCAAGGGCGCGGCGTTTCCGCTGGTCACCAATCTCTTCGGCACCCCGCGCCGCGCCGAGATGGCCTTCGGGCCCAGGCCCCTCCACTTCATCAAGCGTCTCGTGCACCTGGCCGAGACGATGCTGCCGCCCACGCCCGGAAAACTGTGGGACGCGCGCGACGTGGCCATGCAGGCCCTTCGCGTCGGGATGAAGCGGCGATCACACGGGCCAGTCACCGAGGTGGTGACGAACGACGTTCGCCTCGATCAACTCCCGGCGCTCACGTGTTGGCCCGAAGACGGTGGCCCGTTCGTGACGCTGCCGCTGGTCTACACCACTCACCCGGACAAAGGCGGGCCGAACCTCGGGATGTATCGCTTGCACGTGCACGACCGCACGTCCACCGGCATGCACTGGCAAATCGGCAAGGGCGGCGGTTTTCACTACGCCATTGCCGAGGCGAAACAGCAGTCACTGCCGGCCACCGTCTTTCTGGGCGGTCCGCCGGCGTTGATGCTGGCGGCGATTGCGCCGCTGCCCGAGAACGTACCCGAGATGTTGCTCGCCTCACTGATCGCCGGTGAGAAGATCGCGCAGGTGCCGGGGCCCAACGGCCATCCGCATCCGCTTGTCGCGCGTGCGGAATTTGCGCTGATGGGCTCGGTCGCGCCGGGCGTCCGCAAGCCCGAAGGGCCGTTCGGCGATCACTACGGCTACTACTCACTCGAACACGACTATCCCGTGTTCCAGGTCTCCCAGGTTGCCCATCGGCGCGACGCGATCTATCCGGCAACGGTGGTGGGAAAGCCGCGGCAGGAAGACTTCTTCATCGGCGACCTGTTGCAGGATCTGTTGTCGCCGCTGTTTCCGCTCGTGATGCCGGCCGTCACCGAGTTGTGGTCGTAC from Acidobacteriota bacterium includes:
- a CDS encoding UbiD family decarboxylase, producing MFTDLRAFLDQLRRDNDLVEIDAQVDPVEEAAEIHRRVIAAGGPALLFPRVKGAAFPLVTNLFGTPRRAEMAFGPRPLHFIKRLVHLAETMLPPTPGKLWDARDVAMQALRVGMKRRSHGPVTEVVTNDVRLDQLPALTCWPEDGGPFVTLPLVYTTHPDKGGPNLGMYRLHVHDRTSTGMHWQIGKGGGFHYAIAEAKQQSLPATVFLGGPPALMLAAIAPLPENVPEMLLASLIAGEKIAQVPGPNGHPHPLVARAEFALMGSVAPGVRKPEGPFGDHYGYYSLEHDYPVFQVSQVAHRRDAIYPATVVGKPRQEDFFIGDLLQDLLSPLFPLVMPAVTELWSYGETGYHSLAAAVVKQRYRREAMASAFRILGEGQLSLQKFLLVTDQAVNLRDFRATLAHVLARTNPETDLYVFSNLSMDTLDYSGPSVNEGSKGVWLGLGDPVRDLPREFRPPVPPSSDVRDVRVFCAGCLVVSGPTFAADARAAARLAADPAFAGWPLVVLTDDADRATRSDMNFLWTTFTRFEPAADIHASATRVVRNHIAYQGPVLIDARMKPWYPKEVTCRPEVAATVTRRWREYFPHRDVRMGDAEKGHLD